The following is a genomic window from Strongyloides ratti genome assembly S_ratti_ED321, chromosome : 1.
TTATTTGATATTGACATACATTTAACATTTGAATTATTGGTTATtcttatgaaaatattaaatatgttaCTAAATGAAATTCTATTTGATTGAACCTTTAATTTCATTGTAAAATTACGATAATCTTTATACTCTTCAACAACACTTATATCAATAACTGAAGCTACTAggacaaatttttttgtatcaataagatctttattaaatgatCGTTTTATTCTATCTGTCATTTCCATTTTACATATGTCAGTTGATGTTCCTTCACcacaaaaacatttttttgtatttggTAAACATAAATATTCTATATCTGagtctttttcttttttgtctcctttgttttttaaaaatccaGTTCTATTATCTACAATAATTTTTCCTAATATTCCTTTAGTTGGATGTctaagtattattttaacaccCATAAGCTTAATATCATTTGCCTCAGCTTTAATAGCTCTTTGTGTTAAGTTATATGACAATGTATCTTTATCAATAGGTATTGGtccaattaaaaaaacaacagaATTGTCAGTTCTATATGGCTTTGTTTTGtacttaatattattattattttcaaatttaacatatccaccctcattatttaatattaattcatATCCAGCATTATATAAACCATGTTCAAATTGTATCATAtctaatttttgtttttttaaattttttattgttattatatgTGTTAGATCATTTTCTTGTGAAAACATTTTAACTTCTATTTTTAGAggataatcattttttagtgcatttatttttgttaacatATTTCCTTCAActaaaacaactttttttccATTACCCTTTGATTTAAATAGTATAGTTTTTGTTTGTGATGGTATATGTATAACTTTACTTCTTCCATCTGAAATATATTCCTCTTCTGTAATACTATGACATGATGGTATACATtctattatcatatttaaatttttatttttattattattataatttcttttttgcatatcaaatataacatatttataaCTTTCTTGTtccaaaaatatttcattagcCAAATTTGTTTCACTTCGTTTATTTCTTGACATCAAAGTATAATCTTGTAATTCACTAGTACTTACACTAGGATAATTTGTAggtattgaaaaattatttgtaatagCAAACAATgctaataaattaattaacataTTTGTATCTGgatttgtaatatatttatgacTTCCcttaaacattaatttacATTCTTCACTAACTTCCTGTATCCATGgtagttttttaaaattatcattaaaacaaaataatatatcattcCATGCAAAAATTCTTCTCAAATCTTTTTCACGTTTTGAtgatgaaatataaaaaagtgttgataaaatatcttcTTTATCTCTATCTTCAAATTGtgtagaaattttatttatttcattttcaattttcGTTGTATTATATAATCTACATGAATTAAGAACATGTAAATATATaccatataaaaaaaattgtttatcaccttcatcaatattaaatggtaatgaaattgtatttttaattacattaACTTTTTCCATACTAATCTTAAGataattcattaatttttttatattaaaaaataattcatcatcattattttggtttttatcatatttatatgaaTCACAAATCATCATTGTATTTAACATTGTAATCCATATATTGTCATCCTTTATTGCATCTTCAATTTGgcattcttttaatttatttgcaTTATCAATTGTATCAgcaaaaaaatgatatttattacattcaacaatatatttttttaaatttattaaaattgacCATAATTCATTGGAATAATCATTATTAGTATATAATTCTTTTggtaaattttctttaattataaattcagttataaaatcatttttcaattttttataaaatatatatgataagtCACTCATAATCCAATAAATATGCGAATCactatattttgataaagtaTAACGTTTCCTtctaacaatattattatcactCATATGATATATTCTTGGTTCTGATAATGTAACTATTAAATTACCAACAACTTCATCTTTACTCGGAATTATGGTAACATTTGTAATAAGTtcatttgttatattatctCTTGTTTctataagtaaaaaatttttatctttaactAATTCATTagtttcattaaataattctgATTTTTTACTAggatttataataaaaaaagtactttTAAAAGACATTCTTATATCAGGTAAAATAactatactttttttaacaatatcatatatttcatttgatTCACAGGCAAGTGTTATGTCATCTTCTATATGCCTACGCaatgaaaatgatattatttcattattattctcttcaaaaaatattacttcaaatttttttgttgctactttatttattgtgTTACTTTTAAGTGAAAAATGACTATTGTCTGCTAAACTGCCATCTCTTCCACGATTTTGACAAGAATTTGTTGTTCCCTTATccatacatatatataactataaattatttaataattaaaaatatatttaacaatgaaaaaaaaaaataaatttacattattaaaCGTTGTATCAGATAAACTATGTACTGTAACCGTTATATCAATAACTTCTAAAGCTTTAATTGTTGGGGGAagatttatttcaataaaaaaatcttttttatattctattTCTTGAGTTTGGATTATAGGACAAGTATAAGTAGTTGATGGTTTCCAAAAATCACCATCTACTATCCATGATGTTATAGAATCTGGTggtgtatatataaatgaagcATGACCATTTtcatctaaaataaaatcttcAAAAATCCAAACTTCAGGAAAGTAATCTCTTATCTctgaattaataaattttttatcaaattcatcattttcattatcttttaatatatttttatttgattttgataataaagaaTTATCCATTTTTTGATGTGATGGTTTTTGTTTTAccattaaataaatagaaCTATATCTTACATCATATTTTCCTTTATTTCTTTCATTTATTActtcattaataatttctaCACATTTATTTGATATCCAACATGAACTATTtccaaatttatttaaattattatatgaataaaatgtatcaatatttataacatttttacaaacatttgaaattttattaaaaagtttattaacaGGTTTTAAATGTCTTATAATATCTCCCTCCATTTCCtgcattaataaattaagtatatttttataaaaaaatttttcatccATGTCTAACAATTTCTCTAAATTCCAATACACATTTGTATTATCATTTTGGTTTTCAAAAAACTTAAGCCGTTTATCATAAACTTTTAACAAAGCTAACCCATTATTTGGACCTATAATATTTCCTTCAAAAGTATCATTAAAAGataga
Proteins encoded in this region:
- a CDS encoding Alpha-2-macroglobulin domain-containing protein codes for the protein MSIGKYHFFVINGIKTNKVNLKSIADSCEKGRHGKSIQLKGIFTELSSGNYIEKIFTVDLMKKNFDIILLKPFVTKKSERLYFILKNGNPLYYTGQVNISVICFNEKIFNTITINSFNTEYSNKSYINLQNIEKCEMLLVEGRSAKMQSIIKILVPVLNNNEIIKSFSLTSIFQLEENVEFDIESDENNLNYIIMNQHNRIVVFGLVKDKKINVKITSDMVGTNYLIVISTTNTNIIDIILFIGNNLCQNTNYSIYLKKKILSFNDTFEGNIIGPNNGLALLKVYDKRLKFFENQNDNTNVYWNLEKLLDMDEKFFYKNILNLLMQEMEGDIIRHLKPVNKLFNKISNVCKNVINIDTFYSYNNLNKFGNSSCWISNKCVEIINEVINERNKGKYDVRYSSIYLMVKQKPSHQKMDNSLLSKSNKNILKDNENDEFDKKFINSEIRDYFPEVWIFEDFILDENGHASFIYTPPDSITSWIVDGDFWKPSTTYTCPIIQTQEIEYKKDFFIEINLPPTIKALEVIDITVTVHSLSDTTFNNLYICMDKGTTNSCQNRGRDGSLADNSHFSLKSNTINKVATKKFEVIFFEENNNEIISFSLRRHIEDDITLACESNEIYDIVKKSIVILPDIRMSFKSTFFIINPSKKSELFNETNELVKDKNFLLIETRDNITNELITNVTIIPSKDEVVGNLIVTLSEPRIYHMSDNNIVRRKRYTLSKYSDSHIYWIMSDLSYIFYKKLKNDFITEFIIKENLPKELYTNNDYSNELWSILINLKKYIVECNKYHFFADTIDNANKLKECQIEDAIKDDNIWITMLNTMMICDSYKYDKNQNNDDELFFNIKKLMNYLKISMEKVNVIKNTISLPFNIDEGDKQFFLYGIYLHVLNSCRLYNTTKIENEINKISTQFEDRDKEDILSTLFYISSSKREKDLRRIFAWNDILFCFNDNFKKLPWIQEVSEECKLMFKGSHKYITNPDTNMLINLLALFAITNNFSIPTNYPSVSTSELQDYTLMSRNKRSETNLANEIFLEQESYKYVIFDMQKRNYNNNKNKNLNMIIECIPSCHSITEEEYISDGRSKVIHIPSQTKTILFKSKGNGKKVVLVEGNMLTKINALKNDYPLKIEVKMFSQENDLTHIITIKNLKKQKLDMIQFEHGLYNAGYELILNNEGGYVKFENNNNIKYKTKPYRTDNSVVFLIGPIPIDKDTLSYNLTQRAIKAEANDIKLMGVKIILRHPTKGILGKIIVDNRTGFLKNKGDKKEKDSDIEYLCLPNTKKCFCGEGTSTDICKMEMTDRIKRSFNKDLIDTKKFVLVASVIDISVVEEYKDYRNFTMKLKVQSNRISFSNIFNIFIRITNNSNVKCMSISNNDVILLTGNVESAKNHQSIYHMSGGDVLVKLKETEIISNLIGKIVFSDS